From Phragmites australis chromosome 5, lpPhrAust1.1, whole genome shotgun sequence, a single genomic window includes:
- the LOC133919771 gene encoding protein RICE SALT SENSITIVE 3-like isoform X1 — protein MEEQLNPLAVTHLLQHTLRSLCTHDGSQWVYAVFWRILPRNYPPPKWDLQGGLYDRTRGNRRNWYGDSLLNFLWIRVLFVRDSWGAIFSSRILAWEDGFCNFAASACDHEDAAAAAYTECAAGQEVKGLQPELFFKMSHDIYNYGEGLIGKVAADHSHKWVFQEAQEHEINLISSWSNPADSHPRAWEAQFQSGIKTIALVAVREGVVQLGSMKKVVEDLSYVVMLRRKFGYLESIPGVLLPHPSSAAFPAGGCVGGPADAACSWPPGLVPSMELFDPYGQAAAAAAQMHIVPSMSSLETLLSKLPSVDLAAAGAGGMAMVAKEEVDAAHHAECHGMDDAAAGSGIVGHGGESTSVAAAAATTSPVSYYFNVAEPSEDF, from the exons ATGGAGGAGCAGCTTAACCCACTGGCCGTGACGCACCTGCTTCAGCACACGCTGCGCAGCCTCTGCACCCACGACGGCTCGCAGTGGGTCTATGCGGTCTTCTGGCGGATCCTCCCCAGAAACTACCCACCCCCCAA ATGGGATCTCCAGGGTGGCCTGTATGACCGAACCAGAGGGAATAGGAGGAACTGGTACGGTGATTCCTTACTGAATTTCTTATGGATTCGTGTGTTGTTTGTACGTGATTCCTGGGGTGCAATATTTTCGTCTAGGATCCTGGCATGGGAGGATGGATTCTGCAACTTTGCAGCCTCTGCTTGTGACCACGAGGACGCAGCTGCCGCCGCCTACACGGAATGTGCTGCAGGGCAGGAGGTGAAGGGCCTGCAGCCTGAGCTCTTCTTCAAGATGTCCCATGACATCTACAACTACGGTGAAGG GTTGATAGGGAAAGTGGCAGCCGACCACAGCCACAAGTGGGTGTTCCAGGAGGCCCAGGAGCACGAGATCAACCTCATCTCCTCCTGGAGCAACCCTGCCGATTCC CATCCGAGGGCATGGGAGGCTCAGTTCCAGTCCGGTATCAAG ACTATTGCTCTGGTCGCCGTCAGAGAAGGCGTCGTACAGCTAGGCTCCATGAAGAAG GTGGTGGAGGACTTGAGCTACGTGGTGATGCTGCGCCGGAAGTTCGGCTACCTCGAGAGCATCCCGGGGGTGCTGCTCCCGCACCCGTCGTCGGCAGCGTTTCCGGCTGGCGGGTGCGTCGGTGGTCCCGCGGACGCGGCCTGCAGCTGGCCACCGGGACTCGTGCCGTCGATGGAGCTCTTCGACCCCTACGGCCAGGCCGCAGCCGCGGCAGCTCAGATGCACATCGTGCCGTCGATGAGCAGCCTGGAAACGCTCCTATCGAAGCTTCCCTCGGTCGACCTTGCGGCGGCTGGCGCCGGTGGCATGGCGATGGtggccaaggaggaggtggacgccgcccaccacgccgagtgCCACGGCATGGACGACGCGGCCGCAGGGAGCGGCATTGTTGGCCATGGTGGCGAGAGCACTagcgttgctgctgctgccgccactACTTCCCCGGTGTCTTACTACTTCAACGTGGCTGAGCCCAGTGAGGACTTTTAG
- the LOC133919771 gene encoding protein RICE SALT SENSITIVE 3-like isoform X2, whose translation MEEQLNPLAVTHLLQHTLRSLCTHDGSQWVYAVFWRILPRNYPPPKWDLQGGLYDRTRGNRRNWILAWEDGFCNFAASACDHEDAAAAAYTECAAGQEVKGLQPELFFKMSHDIYNYGEGLIGKVAADHSHKWVFQEAQEHEINLISSWSNPADSHPRAWEAQFQSGIKTIALVAVREGVVQLGSMKKVVEDLSYVVMLRRKFGYLESIPGVLLPHPSSAAFPAGGCVGGPADAACSWPPGLVPSMELFDPYGQAAAAAAQMHIVPSMSSLETLLSKLPSVDLAAAGAGGMAMVAKEEVDAAHHAECHGMDDAAAGSGIVGHGGESTSVAAAAATTSPVSYYFNVAEPSEDF comes from the exons ATGGAGGAGCAGCTTAACCCACTGGCCGTGACGCACCTGCTTCAGCACACGCTGCGCAGCCTCTGCACCCACGACGGCTCGCAGTGGGTCTATGCGGTCTTCTGGCGGATCCTCCCCAGAAACTACCCACCCCCCAA ATGGGATCTCCAGGGTGGCCTGTATGACCGAACCAGAGGGAATAGGAGGAACTG GATCCTGGCATGGGAGGATGGATTCTGCAACTTTGCAGCCTCTGCTTGTGACCACGAGGACGCAGCTGCCGCCGCCTACACGGAATGTGCTGCAGGGCAGGAGGTGAAGGGCCTGCAGCCTGAGCTCTTCTTCAAGATGTCCCATGACATCTACAACTACGGTGAAGG GTTGATAGGGAAAGTGGCAGCCGACCACAGCCACAAGTGGGTGTTCCAGGAGGCCCAGGAGCACGAGATCAACCTCATCTCCTCCTGGAGCAACCCTGCCGATTCC CATCCGAGGGCATGGGAGGCTCAGTTCCAGTCCGGTATCAAG ACTATTGCTCTGGTCGCCGTCAGAGAAGGCGTCGTACAGCTAGGCTCCATGAAGAAG GTGGTGGAGGACTTGAGCTACGTGGTGATGCTGCGCCGGAAGTTCGGCTACCTCGAGAGCATCCCGGGGGTGCTGCTCCCGCACCCGTCGTCGGCAGCGTTTCCGGCTGGCGGGTGCGTCGGTGGTCCCGCGGACGCGGCCTGCAGCTGGCCACCGGGACTCGTGCCGTCGATGGAGCTCTTCGACCCCTACGGCCAGGCCGCAGCCGCGGCAGCTCAGATGCACATCGTGCCGTCGATGAGCAGCCTGGAAACGCTCCTATCGAAGCTTCCCTCGGTCGACCTTGCGGCGGCTGGCGCCGGTGGCATGGCGATGGtggccaaggaggaggtggacgccgcccaccacgccgagtgCCACGGCATGGACGACGCGGCCGCAGGGAGCGGCATTGTTGGCCATGGTGGCGAGAGCACTagcgttgctgctgctgccgccactACTTCCCCGGTGTCTTACTACTTCAACGTGGCTGAGCCCAGTGAGGACTTTTAG
- the LOC133919772 gene encoding uncharacterized protein LOC133919772, with protein sequence MHKLGRGSRDKVQQFMAITGASEKVALQALKASDWHLEGAFDVFYSQPQIAVANTRHLEELYNRYKEPNADMIMVEGISQLCSDLQVDPQDIVMLVISWHMKASTMCEFTRQEFIGGLQSIGVDSIEKLREKFPSLRAELKDDQKFCEIYNFAFAWAREKGQKSLALETAIGMWRLLFAERNWPLIDHWCQFLQVRHNKAISRDTWAQLLEFVKTIGPQLTNYDEEGAWPYLIDEFVEYLKENAAVQHRK encoded by the exons ATG CATAAGCTGGGGAGAGGAAGCCGCGACAAGGTACAGCAGTTCATGGCCATAACTGGCGCGag TGAGAAGGTCGCGCTTCAGGCTCTTAAAGCTAGTGATTGGCACTTGGAAGGAGCTTTTGATGTCTTTTATAGCCAACCACAAATTGCTGTTGCTAATACTCGACATCTGGAAGAGCTGTACAACAGATATAAAG AACCGAATGCTGATATGATAATGGTGGAGGGCATATCACAGCTTTGCAGTGATTTGCAG GTGGATCCTCAGGATATTGTCATG CTTGTCATATCGTGGCATATGAAAGCTTCCACAATGTGTGAATTCACTCGCCAGGAGTTCATTGGTGGACTGCAGTCAATTGG AGTTGATTCAATAGAGAAGCTTCGTGAAAAGTTTCCTTCATTACGTGCTGAGCTTAAAGATGATC AGAAGTTTTGTGAAATATACAACTTTGCATTCGCCTGGGCAAGGGAAAAG GGTCAGAAATCTCTCGCATTGGAGACTGCTATTGGCATGTGGCGGTTGCTATTTGCTGAAAGGAACTGGCCTCTTATTGACCACTGGTGCCAGTTTCTACAG GTAAGGCATAATAAAGCAATCTCCAGGGATACATGGGCGCAGTTATTGGAGTTTGTGAAG ACAATTGGTCCTCAGCTAACCAACTACGATGAAGAAGGCGCCTGGCCCTATCTGATAGACGAGTTTGTGGAGTACCTGAAGGAGAACGCGGCTGTCCAGCATAGAAAGTGA
- the LOC133919773 gene encoding kinesin-like protein KIN-4C translates to MESSEAAANQQKDSVKVAVNIRPLITFELQDGCTDCVTVTPGEPQVQIGPHVFTFDHVYGSTGTPSSLIFEQCVHHLIDSLFSGYNATVLAYGQTGSGKTYTMGTNYSGEANCLGIIPQVMDTIFRKVDASKDGTEFLIRVSFIEIFKEEVFDLLDGNHAALRIDSGSVAKVSAPARVPIQIRETATGGITLAGVTEAEVKSKEEMASYLSRGSSSRATASTNMNKQSSRSHAIFTICVEQKRTSGPASDKSDISDYDILSSKFHLVDLAGSERAKRTGADGLRLKEGIHINKGLLALGNVISALGDEKKRKEGAFVPYRDSKLTRLLQDSLGGNSKTVMIACISPADINAEETINTLKYANRARNIQNKAVVNRDPVTAEMQKLRSQVEQLQTELLFSRSGSAALEELQLLQKKVSLLELKNSELNHELKERELSCEQLAERACAAQLERDQLMLMLECARNGKSWDDIKNAGNDQVVDLMKSYISKIQRLEGELMRQKFSDACRNGLHDRLAVERDIFLNGLGSGCEVGTPDASSEVDEEEKEREHSSMQDKLDKELQELDKRLQQKEAEMKQFAKSDTSVLKQHYEKKLHELEQEKKALQKEIENLSHALTNISSSTDESAQKLKENYLQKLNTLESQVSELKKKQEAQQQLLRQKQKSDEAAKRLQEDIQRMKSQKVQLQQKMKQESEQFRSWKAAREKEVLQLKKEGRRNEYEMHKLLALNQRQKMVLQRKTEEAAAAAKRLKELLEAKKSTRDTYGGTSGSGMQALMRAIDDELEVTIRAYELRSHYERQMQERAAISKEIAKLKAEAKHKMSDCPQFMSPSARSSRISALENMLSSSSSAMVSMASQLSEAEERERVFNGKGRWYHVRSLPEAKNIMNYLFQLVSSARCQLQDKEAMCNEKELTISELKEKVVVLNSAKRQLETQVKDLSNQNIQLFTALNNAKKSVTTSRSGTDVSEEGQTNAMRKGARASQFFDYSKNSFNWSDDMDISDSENSEELEDTSEGSDGEWVESTRKTRRRRRTVSGRSNPNLGRQNTQENAEPEKPTDEKSILPKDNLSSHGCSCSKYSLCKTNKCECRGSGGQCGAACGCKDSKCSNRESSSDNAEIVNQGVMLLENAFSEKEAHDAKSRKPLADIGNSVVKQAAETKKPRKNWRKSTIQLVPDPLPPSAPETTEAAPRDRADIPLRLPRAMSSAPAESNPPLTDRNAAKPNESLSSSNKESTGAAATRPPSQVRKNAATEKENQLR, encoded by the exons ATGGAGAgctcggaggcggcggcgaaccAGCAGAAGGACAGCGTGAAGGTGGCCGTCAACATCAGGCCGCTCATCACGTTCGAGCTCCAAGACGGCTGCACGGACTGCGTCACCGTCACGCCCGGCGAGCCTCAG GTTCAAATTGGCCCCCATGTCTTCACCTTTGATCACGTCTATGGAAGCACAGGGACTCCGTCATCATTAATATTTGAGCAATGTGTGCATCATTTAATCGACTCATTATTCAGCGGATACAACGCTACTGTCCTAGCGTATGGCCAG ACGGGTTCTGGCAAGACATATACGATGGGTACCAATTATAGCGGTGAAGCTAACTGTTTAGGGATAATTCCTCAAGTTATGGATACAATATTCAGAAAAGTTGATGCCTCAAAGGATGGCACAGAGTTTTTAATCAGGGTGTCTTTCATCGAG ATATTCAAGGAGGAGGTCTTTGATTTGCTCGATGGAAATCATGCTGCTCTCAGAATTGATTCGGGGTCTGTTGCCAAAGTATCGGCACCTGCCAGAGTTCCAATTCAAATTCGAGAGACTGCGACGGGTGGCATAACCCTTGCTGGTGTCACGGAGGCTGAGGtaaaatcaaaagaagaaatGGCATCATATTTGTCACGTGGGTCGTCGTCGCGTGCAACAGCAAGTACAAACATGAATAAGCAGTCGAG TCGCTCTCATGCCATCTTCACAATATGTGTTGAGCAAAAGAGGACATCTGGTCCAGCATCTGACAAGTCAGACATCAGTGACTATGACATATTATCATCAAAATTTCATCTAGTCGACCTTGCTGGTTCTGAAAGGGCTAAACGGACTGGCGCAGATGGACTAAGGCTTAAAGAAG gtatacatataaataaaggtCTTCTAGCTCTTGGCAATGTTATAAGTGCATTAGGTGATGAAAAGAAGCGGAAAGAAGGAGCATTTGTCCCATACCGGGATAGCAAATTAACCCGCCTTCTACAG GATTCTCTAGGAGGAAACAGTAAAACTGTCATGATTG CTTGCATTAGTCCTGCTGATATAAATGCAGAAGAAACCATAAATACACTCAAATATGCCAATCGTGCACGCAACATTCAAAATAAAGCGGTGGTAAACCGTGACCCAGTTACAGCAGAGATGCAAAAACTGAGGAGCCAGGTTGAGCAGCTGCAGACTGAACTTCTGTTTTCCCGCAGTGGGAGTGCAGCACTAGAAGAACTTCAG TTGCTGCAAAAAAAAGTCTCTTTACTTGAGCTAAAGAATTCTGAGCTCAACCATGAGCTCAAAGAAAGGGAGTTGTCTTGCGAACAGTTGGCAGAACGCGCCTGTGCTGCCCAG CTGGAAAGGGATCAGTTGATGTTGATGCTTGAATGTGCGCGGAATGGAAAATCATGGGATGATATTAAGAATGCTGGTAACGACCAA GTTGTGGACCTTATGAAGAGCTACATATCAAAAATCCAGCGGTTGGAAGGTGAACTGATGCGGCAAAAGTTCTCCGATGCATGCCGAAATGGTTTACATGATCGCCTTGCGGTTGAAAGAGACATTTTTCTAAATGGCTTGGGTTCTGGCTGTGAAGTAGGAACACCTGATGCTTCAA GTGAagttgatgaagaagaaaaagagagagaacatTCATCCATGCAAGACAAACTTGATAAGGAGCTGCAGGAACTAGATAAACGACTTCAGCAAAAGGAG GCAGAGATGAAACAATTTGCCAAGAGCGACACCTCTGTTCTCAAGCAACATTACGAGAAGAAGTTACATGAGCTTGAGCAAGAAAAGAAAGCTCTTCAG AAAGAAATAGAGAATCTTAGCCATGCGTTGACCAATATATCTTCTTCTACGGATGAGAGTGCACAAAAGCTGAAAGAAAACTATCTTCAGAAGCTGAATACACTTGAATCTCAG GTCTCTGAACTCAAGAAAAAGCAGGAAGCTCAACAACAGCTGCTACGGCAGAAACAGAAAAGTGATGAGGCAGCTAAGCGTTTACAAGAAGATATTCAACGCATGAAGTCTCAGAAG GTTCAACTTCAACAAAAGATGAAGCAAGAATCTGAGCAATTTAGATCGTGGAAGGCTGCCCGTGAAAAGGAAGTACTTCAG CTCAAGAAGGAAGGGAGACGAAATGAATATGAGATGCACAAACTCTTGGCCCTAAATCAGAGGCAGAAAATG GTTTTACAGCGGAAAACTGAAGAAGCCGCCGCTGCTGCGAAAAGATTGAAGGAGTTGCTGGAAGCAAAGAAGTCCACCCGTGACACATATG GAGGCACCAGTGGTTCGGGGATGCAG GCCTTAATGCGAGCTATTGATGATGAACTTGAAGTTACTATAAGAGCATATGAATTACGTTCACATTATGAGCGACAAATGCAAGA GAGAGCGGCAATATCCAAGGAAATAGCGAAGCTAAAGGCGGAAGCGAAGCACAAGATGAG TGACTGTCCTCAATTTATGTCTCCAAGCGCTAGAAGTTCTAGGATATCGGCACTAGAGAACATGTTATCCTCGTCGTCTAGTGCTATGGTGTCTATGGCCTCTCAACTGTCAGAAGCAGAGGAGAGGGAGCGTGTATTCAATGGTAAGGGTAGATGGTACCATGTCAGGTCCTTACCGGAGGCAAAGAACATAATGAACTACCTTTTTCAGTTAGTATCGTCTGCAAG GTGTCAACTACAAGATAAAGAGGCGATGTGTAATGAAAAAGAACTCACCATAAGTGAACTGAAGGAAAAGGTGGTTGTGCTTAATAGCGCAAAGAGGCAGTTAGAAACGCAAGTGAAAGATCTAAGTAACCAAAATATACAG CTTTTTACTGCACTGAACAATGCAAAGAAATCTGTTACCACTTCAAGGAGTGGTACTGACGTTTCAGAAGAGGGTCAAACTAATGCCATGCGTAAG GGGGCTCGAGCTTCGCAGTTTTTCGATTATAGTAAGAACAGTTTCAATTGGTCGGACGATATGGACATATCAGACTCTGAAAACTCGGAAGAGTTAGAAGATACGAGTGAGGGATCTGATGGAGAATGGGTAGAGTCGACCAGAAAAACCAGAAGACGCCGGAGAACAGTGTCCGGCCGTTCAAATCCTAACCTTGGTCGTCAAAATACACAGGAAAATGCAGAACCAGAGAAGCCCACCGATGAAAAGTCCATTTTGCCAAAAGATAATCTTTCTTCACATGGCTGCTCGTGTTCAAAATATTCATTATGCAAGACCAATAAATGCGAGTGCAGAGGCTCAGGTGGACAATGCGGTGCAGCATGTGGTTGTAAGGATTCCAAATGTTCCAATAGGGAGTCTTCTTCAGATAATGCGGAAATCGTGAATCAGGGAGTCATGCTTCTCGAGAATGCTTTCTCTGAGAAGGAAGCGCACGACGCAAAGTCAAGAAAACCGTTGGCTGACATTGGTAATAGTGTG GTGAAACAAGCCGCCGAGACAAAGAAGCCGAGGAAAAACTGGCGCAAATCGACAATTCAGCTCGTCCCAGACCCTCTCCCGCCCTCCGCGCCGGAGACCACCGAGGCTGCCCCGCGGGACAGAGCTGACATCCCCCTCAGGCTGCCGAGAGCCATGTCCTCGGCGCCCGCGGAGAGCAACCCTCCTCTCACGGACCGCAACGCAGCCAAGCCCAACGAGTCCttgagcagcagcaacaaagaGAGCACCGGAGCCGCTGCCACGAGGCCGCCGTCTCAGGTGAGAAAGAACGCCGCCACCGAGAAGGAGAACCAGTTGCGATGA